In one Silene latifolia isolate original U9 population chromosome 10, ASM4854445v1, whole genome shotgun sequence genomic region, the following are encoded:
- the LOC141607271 gene encoding protein AGENET DOMAIN (AGD)-CONTAINING P1-like, producing the protein MVHSYALGDIVEVCFPELGFLVTYFVACLLFEVEDDVFYVEFEDWFKPDGLRLHREVVAIEKIRPRPPHIQSSRFDGGDLAEVYFDGGWWLGRVLHVCAFPFYSYHVVLIDTFDEVVICELGQMRLHQVWEEERWVIVID; encoded by the coding sequence ATGGTTCACTCTTACGCTCTTGGTGACATAGTTGAGGTATGCTTTCCTGAGTTGGGGTTTTTAGTTACCTACTTTGTTGCGTGCTTACTTTTTGAGGTTGAGGATGATgttttttatgttgagtttgaggACTGGTTTAAACCTGATGGGCTACGGCTTCATAGGGAAGTTGTTGCCATTGAGAAAATACGGCCACGCCCGCCGCATATCCAGAGCTCCAGATTTGATGGCGGTGATCTAGCGGAGGTGTACTTCGATGGTGGTTGGTGGCTTGGAAGAGTCTTGCACGTTTGTGCATTCCCATTTTATAGTTACCATGTAGTGCTTATTGATACATTTGATGAAGTAGTTATTTGTGAACTTGGGCAAATGCGCCTACATCAGGTGTGGGAGGAAGAAAGATGGGTTATTGTGATTGATTAA
- the LOC141607269 gene encoding uncharacterized protein LOC141607269, whose translation MLNIVKGAQSFKDIRTVDDVVHPTFKSACNALGLLDGDDEWHTALTEAATWSTARQLRELFVTILLFCEVSDPNTIWSAHWEKLSDDILPRQRRRMGVEDLTLSEEQIKNYALLDIEQILNRSGRSLKEYAEFPLPDHTLLQYSTNRLILEEQDYDELALQLQVENLRSKLNTEQRVVYETVLDAVHQKRGGVYFVYHSGGTGKTYLWKTLISRLRGEGHIVLAVASSGISALLLISGRTAHSRFAIPLNLTDSQSDGNILATAKEGEDERTWISIPEDILIENKGDPVKSIVEEVYPQLLDIYKDPIYLQGRAILAPKNETTDDVNHYMLDLLPGDAVVSKSVDRIYPLTRSAENMENLYPPEFLNSLKFQGLPNHEIHLKVGCPIILLRNINQTAGMCNGTRLTVTNIQTRIIEAKIITGTKIVSIPRIKMTPTETKWPFTMKRRQFPVKVQSLHLGLPKLLYDMKEKGRYEILVNKPGFISYNY comes from the exons ATGTTGAATATAGTGAAAGGAGCACAAAGTTTTAAAGATATTCGAACCGTGGACGATGTGGTGCATCCAACATTCAAATCGGCGTGTAATGCTCTGGGTCTCTTGGACGGTGATGACGAATGGCATACAGCTTTGACTGAAGCCGCCACTTGGTCAACCGCTCGACAACTTCGTGAGTTATTTGTAACAATACTATTATTCTGTGAAGTTTCAGACCCAAACACCATATGGTCGGCACATTGGGAAAAGTTATCTGATGACATTTTACCCCGCCAAAGAAGAAGAATGGGAGTTGAGGACTTAACTCTAAGTGAGGAACAGATTAAAAATTACGCTCTTCTTGACATTGAACAAATCTTAAATCGGAGTGGGAGGAGCCTGAAAGAATATGCGGAATTCCCTCTTCCAGATCACACACTGTTACAGTATTCAACAAATCGACTTATACTGGAAGAGCAGGATTATGACGAACTAGCACTCCAACTTCAAGTAGAGAACTTGCGCTCAAAGTTGAACACTGAACAAAGGGTAGTTTATGAAACTGTGTTAGATGCAGTGCACCAAAAGAGAGGAGGTGTGTACTTTGTTTATCACAGCGGAGGAACCGGGAAAACATATCTTTGGAAAACATTAATATCCCGCCTTAGAGGAGAAGGACATATAGTCCTAGCTGTTGCCTCATCTGGAATATCAGCATTGCTACTGATTTCGGGAAGAACAGCACATTCAAGGTTTGCAATACCATTAAATCTAACTGACAGTCAAA GTGATGGCAACATACTCGCAACAGCAAAAGAAGGCGAAGATGAGAGAACATGGATTAGCATACCGGAAGACATCTTAATTGAAAACAAAGGAGACCCGGTTAAGTCCATAGTAGAAGAGGTATACCCTCAACTACTTGACATCTACAAAGATCCCATATACTTACAAGGAAGAGCCATTCTCGCACCCAAAAATGAAACAACTGATGACGTGAACCATTACATGTTAGACCTCCTACCAGGAGATGCAGTAGTATCAAAGAGTGTGGACAGAATATATCCATTAACTAGGAGTGCAGAAAACATGGAGAACTTATACCCGCCAGAATTCCTAAATTCACTCAAGTTTCAGGGCTTACCAAACCACGAAATTCATCTTAAGGTGGGTTGTCCAATAATATTGTTGAGGAACATTAATCAGACAGCTGGAATGTGCAATGGTACAAGGCTCACAGTGACCAATATACAAACACGTATAATCGAGGCTAAGATCATCACAGGCACTAAAATAGTCTCTATTCCAAGAATTAAAATGACCCCAACAGAGACAAAGTGGCCATTTACAATGAAGAGGCGTCAGTTTCCGGTAAAG GTACAAAGCTTACACCTTGGGCTCCCAAAGCTACTTTACGACATGAAGGAAAAAGGCAGATATGAAATT TTGGTAAACAAACCTGGATTTATTTCCTATAACTATTAG